From the genome of Gemmatimonadaceae bacterium:
GCTCGAGCACCGGCGACCCGTGGCGCAGATGGTCGACGGAGGTCTGGATGTTGACTCTCACCGCCTTCTCCACCAGCTCGTCGGGATCCATCGCGAGATCGGTCGCGAGGAGTCCCTCGACCGACGGCCGCACCCGGTCCACGATCGCCCGCAGGTTGCGCGACTGGTTCTCCGTCGGCTGCTGCAACTCTTCTAGAGTCGCCAGGATCGCGCCGCACTGCGAGTGGCCGAGCACGACGACCAATCTTGTGCCGAAGCGCGCGGCGGCGAACTCCACGCTGCCGACCTGCGACGGAGCCACGATGTTGCCGGCGACGCGAATCACGAACAGGTCACCCAGCCCCTGATCGAACACGATCTCGGCGGGCACGCGCGAGTCCGAGCAGCCGAGAATGATCGCGAAGGGGTTCTGCCGCGCCGCGAGCTCGGCGAGCGGCGTGTGGCTGAGGAAAGGGTCGGAGCCGCGCTCGTGCGATGCGAACCGGCGGTTCCCTTCGCGCAGTCTGGCGAGGGCCTCTCGCGCGGACGCCATCAGCTGGCCTGCCGGGCGACCACGGTCAGCGCGTTCTCCTCATGGCGGCTATCGCACCGCGCGCAGACGGATGGCCTGGCCGCCGCCCGGCGCGAGCTGGATGGTGAGCCTGGAGTCCGAGGTCACATCCACGCGCCGAATCTCGACGGGCAGCGGATTGGTCAGCCAGTGCGCGCCCGGTCCGTCCGCATAAACCTCGGCCACGTACTTCCGGCCGGAGGCGAGGAAAGACAAAGGCGCCTCGAACGTACGGGCTTCTTCATCGGTGATGGCACCGATGAACCAGTCGTCCGAATCGCGCTGCTGCCGTGCGACCACCACGTAGTCACCGATCTTCCCCTCGAGCACGCGCGTCTGCTCCCAATCGACCGCGACGTCGCGGATGAACTGAAACGCGGGCTGGTTCTCGTAGTTCTCGATCAGGTCCGCGGCCATGTGCATGGGCGAATACAGCACGACGTACAGCGCGAGCTGCTTCGCGAGAGTCGTGCGCGGCCGCGAGTCGCTCGTCTTGCGCGGAGTCCCCGTCGGCCGCTGGATGAGGATGTCGAAGATCCCGGGAGTGAAATCCATCGGCCCGGTGAGCATGCGTGTAAAGAACAGAATCGTCTCGTGCTCGGGCGGGTTACCGCCGTCGCCACCCCAGGCGTTGTATTCCTGGCCGCGCGCGCCCTCGCGCGTCATCATGTTCGGGAAGGTGCGGCGCTCTCCCGTGTCGTGCAGCGGCTCGTGCACGTCGAGTGCGATGCCGTAGCGCGCGGCCGTCTCGATCACCTTGCGGTGGTGGCGCACCATTACCTGCGAGTAATGCGAGTGCCCGCCGCTGAGCGTGTCGGTGACGTAGCCCGATTTTATCGCGTCGATTCCGAGTGAGCGATAGAGCGAGTACGCCTCTTCCAGCTGATTCTCGTAGTTCTGGAGTCCGCCGGAAGTCTCGTTGTGGGCGATCAGGCGCACGCCCTTCTGTTTCGCGTATGCGGCAAGCCCGGCCAAGTCGTAATCGGGGTACGGCTTCGTGAACGAGAACGCGTCACGGTTCGCGATCCAGTCTCCGTCCCAGCCGAGGTTCCATCCCTCCACGAGCACTCCGCCCAATCCGTTCGCGGCGGCGAAGTCGATGTATTGCTTCGTTCTCTCCGTCGTCGCGCCGTGGGTGGGCCCGGAGTGCCAGCTCGTGGTCCCGATGTGCATGCCCCACCAGATGCCGACGTATTTCATCGGCTTGATCCAGGCGGTACTGGCGAGCGCGTTGGGCGGGTTGAGGTTCAGGCCGAGCACCGACGGCGCCAGATCGGCGGCGCGGTCGGCAATCTGAATTGTGCGCCAGGGACTCTGCATCGGAGCGCGGCTGCGAACCTTCACACCATCCGCCCACGGCGCGAGCGCCGCCCGCAACGTCCGGCTCTCTGTCCGTGGCCCCGCGAGGAACATTCGCGGGTAATCCACGAGGTGCGCTTCGTGCACCGCCATGAACGTCTTTCCATCGGTGCTTTCCAGAGTGATCGGAGTCTGCACGCTGTCCAGCACGCTGACCGGCGACGACGCGAACAGCATCTCGGACCGGTCGAGGCGCGGCCGGTCGGACGGGATCCACCACGCGAGGGCATTGTCCGCGAACGCGAACTGCGTGAGCTCCTCCATTATGACGATCTCATCCAGCCCGGGCTGGGCGGGCAGGTCGTATCTGAACGCGACGCCGTCATTGAAAGCCCGGAACACGACGTCGAACTTGCGAGCCGCGCCGCCGCTCTCCTGCACCGACACCCGCAGCTCGTTGTGGTGGTCCCGAACCACCTTCACTTCGCCCCACGGCTGTTCCCACGTGTGATCCACGCTGATTCTGGCGGTACCGGTGATGCGGAGGCTGTCGCGGAGCGGCGCCGCGTCCCGGAGCTCGAAGCCGAGCAGCGAAGGCAGCAGCAGCGGATTCCCGTCGCGAGCAACGCTGTAGTGAAGGCGTCCTTCGCGGATCTCTACGCTGACCGTGTTGCGCCCGTCCGGCGAGGTCACGGAGTTGTCGCTCTGGGCTCCGGCCGACGCGGCCGCAAACCATGCCAGCACGACCGGGGCAAGCCGCGTAAGCCGTGCGATGAACGTCTTCATGTCCAGCCTCCTGAAAACTTCGGGATTAGTCCGTTTGGGAAAGGTCAAGTATATAGCTGCCGAACGGCTCCAGCGGAGGAAGGCGGAGCGAATGCGGGAGCTGTCCGTTTTTCCGTACGCAGAAGCGCGCTGTTCCGTCACCGCCCGCGAGCGGGCGCCCCACGTAGCATCCCGACGCAACAACGCTCTCGTCTGACCGCAACGTCGGCCCCTCGATGCGCTTCGGGGTGAGATTAGCGACGACGAGCGCCGTGCCATCCGGCGCCCGGCGAAGGTAAGCGAGCGCGCCCTCCGCATTCGTAGCGACGGGAACGAAGTCGCCGGAGCCGAGCGCGGAGTGCGCCGCGCGCAGATGAATCAATCGCCGATGGTGGTTGAGCAGCGACGCCCGATCGCTGTCCTGCGCCTCCACATTGGCGGTGAGGGAGTCGGACTGGAGCGGCTCCCATGGCGTGCCGGTCGTAAAGCCGGCTGCCCGCCGCATCGCCCAGTGCATCGGCGTACGCAAGCGCTGGTCGGGCTTCGATCCGGTCATTCCCAGCTCCTCGCCGTAATAAAGGAAGGGAAAACCGGGCAGCGTGAGCAGCAGCGTCGCTGCCAGCCGCGCCCGGGCCGCGTCGCCCCGGAGCTCGGTCATCGTGCGGGTCTGGTCGTGATTTCTGAGGAACGGCGACCAGCGTCCGGGTGGCAGGTCGCGCTGTGCGCGCAGCACCGCGGCGACAAGCCGGTCTTTCGATCCGGACCGCACGGCATCGATGAGCGCGTCAGCTACGTCGAATATGAAGTACGCGTCGAGCTGATCCGGATAGTACTTGAGGATCGCGCCCGTGCTGTCCCACACCTCGCCGATCGTGAATGCAGCGGACGAGATGCGCCGCACTGCGGCGGCGTAGTCGCGCAGCCAGGGATGCGTGGCCGGAGCGTGCCGCAGAGTGTCTCCCGACTCGAAAAAGTGCGCTACGGCATCGAGCCGAAAGCCGTCCACTCCCATCTCGTCGAGCCAGTAGCGCGCGATGTTCTCCGCCTCCGCGCGCACCTCAGGATTGCCAAGATTGAGGTCGGGCATCCCGCTCCAGAACAAGCCGTAGTAATACTCCTCACGCCCGGGCGCCCGGTGCCAGACGGGCGCGTCCCATCCCTTCAGGACGGGGAGCGTGGGCGACCAGACGTACCAGTCGCGGTACGGCGAAGAAGGATCGAGCAGCGCGGACTTGAAGTGGGGATGCTCCGCGGAGCTGTGGTTGAGCACGAGATCGACCAGCACCCGTATGCCGCGCCTGTGCGCCTCGGCTACGAGCATCCTGAAATCCGCGTTCGTCCCGTACTCCCTGTTGACCTCGTAATAGTTGGTGACGTCGTAGCCGTGGTAGCTGGGCGACTGCGCCACCGGCATGAGCCAGATGCAACTGGCTCCGAGGTCCCGGTGCACTGCGGGGTCGCCGTCGTTGACGTAATCGAGCTTTTGCGTGAGCCCGCGGAGGTCGCCTACTCCGTCGCCATCGCTGTCGTAGAAAGACCGGACGAATATCTCGTAGCACACGCCGCCGCGCGCCCAGTCCTGACCGCCGGCCGTCGCCGGCGGCTGCGCGTCGAGAGACAGGCCACCGAGGAGCACGAGCGCCGCGCACGCGGAAAACACTCTCGCCGTCGAGCTCATGCGGATGTCGCCGATCAGTTCCCCGGGGCCGGCGCCAGCCGCGAGAGCACGAACTGCACGGCGAGATCGGTGACGTTCCAGAGCTGGATGTCGGTGCTCGCCCCGTAGCGGATCGGCACGAGCCGGCCGCCGACGATCTCGTAGCTCCACAGCTCGTTGTGCTTCAACCCCGACGCTTCCACCGCGGCGGTGGTGTGGCGCAGCGCATCGCGCAGTGTCCCGACGTACGCTGCGACAGCTGCGCTCGCGAGTTGCCCGTCGCGGTCGGCTACAGAGGAGATCTGCTGCGCCAGGCCAAGCGTCAGGAGGTTGACCTCCCGGCCCCACACGACGCGCGGAGAATGGTATCTGTCCCGATGGAACGCTGCCCACACCTCCGGCGACGCATAGGCATCATTGGCCACGACAGGCCCGAGGCCGTCGATCAGGAGACCGACGGGATACGCGCGCATGACAGCGGCGACGTCGCGTAACACACGCGCACGCGTATTTGGCCTGGCGCCCGCGCGATCGTTCAGGAAAAGCCACGTTGCCGGATCGGTGTTCACGACGGGGATCGGGCGGCCGGCGGAATCCAGGGAGATCGCCAGGAACTCCAGCGGCTCGCTGTCTGCCCGCGACAACGCGAGAGCGGCGCTCCAATACGCTCGCTCCTCCGCGGAAAGCGATTCCAGCTTGCGCGCGATCCGCGCGCTCACATCTGCGGCCGGCAGCGACACCTCGAAATGCCGCGCGGCGCCCTCCCAGACGCGCACCGCGGACTCCAGAGAGTCCGGGTATCGCGCGAAGCGAGCGAGAGCGGCATGTCCCGAGCTGGCGGCCAGCCGGGCGGTCAGCTCGCTGTCCACCCCGATCTCACGAAGCGCGCCGAAAATCGTGGCGATGGATTCGAGCGCGCGCGGCACCCAGATGGCGTTGATGTCCATGGCGAACCTGCCGTTCGCATAGCCGACGTTGCTGTCGCGCCAGCTGACCGGCCGCCACCGCGCGGAGTCGAGCCTTGGCGACGCCACGAGGTTCTGCACCGAGGGCTCGCGCGCGTACGGCGCGGCGAGCGTGGCGACGAGCCCGAGCTCGCGAAACAGGAGCGCTATGCGCGAGCCCCGACCGTCGGAAGAGTCCATGAGGAAGTCGCGCTTCCGGCGCGCGGACACCGAATCGCTGGCGAGATAGCGCGCGACGAGCACCGGCAGCTGGAACTCGTCGTCCAGCATGTGATAGTTCTCCCGCACGCGCTGCAGATTCCCGAGCAGCTCGTGCGCACGCGCCAGCGAGCTGTCCGCCGCCGGGCGGTCGCCGCTGCGCGACAGCTGGAAATACCGCGCGAGATGAGCGTTGTATTCCTCGGCGTTCTCCCGGATCGCCTGTCCGCCGAGCGCCTCCTCGTGGCTCACGTCTCCCGCGGGCCCAAGCTTTCTCAGCACGCTCGCGATGACGTGCTCGGACATCGCCGCCGACCACACCGGCTGCATCATCAGCGCGGCCATCAACATGTCGCGGCCGAAGTACGTGCCGTAGTTCGGCATCCCTGCCATCAGCTTCTCTTGCGCACTCAGCAGCTCGACGCTGCGAATGTCGCGCTCGAGTCGACGGAACTGGGCGATCGTGGCTTCGCCCGCGGGGCCGCGCGCTGATCCGGCGGCCTTTGCGCTGTCCGCGGCCGCGCGCTCGCGGCTCACGAACCGCAGGAAGTCGGCGTTGAATATCTCGTCCCTCGCGAGCGGGGTGAGCGACGGCGCGTCGGTGGAGACGCGAACGGTGAATCGGACGGCGTTGCCGTTTCGCGCGCGCAGCGTCAGGGTCGACGAAGACACCGCCATCTCGGTTTCACCGGGATCGACCTCCAGCTCGAGCCGCAGATGCGTCTTGTCGTCCAGCGACGGCTGCGTGACGCTCACGCCGCGAGGCGTGTTCCCCCCCAGCGTCGTTACGGCCGGCTGCAACCGCGCTCGCAGCTCGTCGAGGTCACGGGCGGCGAGCATGCGCAGATGATGCGAGCGCTCCCGAGCGGGCAGCCGCTCGACGTTCGCGACCACCTCCTCCAGCACCGGAAGCCGGAAGGTCGCGCTCCCGAACGGCTCCAGATGCCGACCAGAATACTGCAGGTCTCTCTCGACGCGCATCGACCCGAGCAGCGTCCAGCCTATCTGCACGACCGGCGCGTCGGCGGTGAGCCGATATTCGATTGACCGGTAAGCGCCGGACCTGGAGACCGACGCGCCCGGTGATGCCCAATCCACCCGCAACGGTTTTCCGGCCGCATCACGCACGGTGAATCCGACGCTCTCGTTCAGCGCGTCGGCGAGAACATTGACGACCCGCCCCGACGCGGCATCCAGGTACACCTGCACGACGTTCCCCGTCGCGTCGCGGAAGAATCGGGTCCGGTAGCCGCGATACGCGGCAGAGTCGTCGAGCCCCGCTTCCGGAAATTCGAGCACCGGCTCGATGG
Proteins encoded in this window:
- a CDS encoding carbonic anhydrase, translating into MASAREALARLREGNRRFASHERGSDPFLSHTPLAELAARQNPFAIILGCSDSRVPAEIVFDQGLGDLFVIRVAGNIVAPSQVGSVEFAAARFGTRLVVVLGHSQCGAILATLEELQQPTENQSRNLRAIVDRVRPSVEGLLATDLAMDPDELVEKAVRVNIQTSVDHLRHGSPVLEQLIRDEALLVVGAEYSLNTGVVDFFDDGTIS
- a CDS encoding glycoside hydrolase family 97 protein, encoding MKTFIARLTRLAPVVLAWFAAASAGAQSDNSVTSPDGRNTVSVEIREGRLHYSVARDGNPLLLPSLLGFELRDAAPLRDSLRITGTARISVDHTWEQPWGEVKVVRDHHNELRVSVQESGGAARKFDVVFRAFNDGVAFRYDLPAQPGLDEIVIMEELTQFAFADNALAWWIPSDRPRLDRSEMLFASSPVSVLDSVQTPITLESTDGKTFMAVHEAHLVDYPRMFLAGPRTESRTLRAALAPWADGVKVRSRAPMQSPWRTIQIADRAADLAPSVLGLNLNPPNALASTAWIKPMKYVGIWWGMHIGTTSWHSGPTHGATTERTKQYIDFAAANGLGGVLVEGWNLGWDGDWIANRDAFSFTKPYPDYDLAGLAAYAKQKGVRLIAHNETSGGLQNYENQLEEAYSLYRSLGIDAIKSGYVTDTLSGGHSHYSQVMVRHHRKVIETAARYGIALDVHEPLHDTGERRTFPNMMTREGARGQEYNAWGGDGGNPPEHETILFFTRMLTGPMDFTPGIFDILIQRPTGTPRKTSDSRPRTTLAKQLALYVVLYSPMHMAADLIENYENQPAFQFIRDVAVDWEQTRVLEGKIGDYVVVARQQRDSDDWFIGAITDEEARTFEAPLSFLASGRKYVAEVYADGPGAHWLTNPLPVEIRRVDVTSDSRLTIQLAPGGGQAIRLRAVR
- a CDS encoding alpha-amylase family glycosyl hydrolase, with translation MSSTARVFSACAALVLLGGLSLDAQPPATAGGQDWARGGVCYEIFVRSFYDSDGDGVGDLRGLTQKLDYVNDGDPAVHRDLGASCIWLMPVAQSPSYHGYDVTNYYEVNREYGTNADFRMLVAEAHRRGIRVLVDLVLNHSSAEHPHFKSALLDPSSPYRDWYVWSPTLPVLKGWDAPVWHRAPGREEYYYGLFWSGMPDLNLGNPEVRAEAENIARYWLDEMGVDGFRLDAVAHFFESGDTLRHAPATHPWLRDYAAAVRRISSAAFTIGEVWDSTGAILKYYPDQLDAYFIFDVADALIDAVRSGSKDRLVAAVLRAQRDLPPGRWSPFLRNHDQTRTMTELRGDAARARLAATLLLTLPGFPFLYYGEELGMTGSKPDQRLRTPMHWAMRRAAGFTTGTPWEPLQSDSLTANVEAQDSDRASLLNHHRRLIHLRAAHSALGSGDFVPVATNAEGALAYLRRAPDGTALVVANLTPKRIEGPTLRSDESVVASGCYVGRPLAGGDGTARFCVRKNGQLPHSLRLPPLEPFGSYILDLSQTD